AATGATCAAGTTTAATTTCATGTAAATGATAATTACTAGAGAGTATACATATATACTACcaattttttaatagaaaatgtAGAGAGATATTATGTAATCTATATACTACCAGTCTACCAGTGTTTGTTTTAGTGTATTACTGTAGTTCACTACCGGAAAATAAAATAGGCTATGTTTGGTTATAGTGGCCACTAACGTAGGTTTTTTTCGTTTTACTATCACGTAACTGATTTTagttatgtttaaaaattatgaaTTGAATAATGATCTACCAATCTTTCACCAAGCAAACATGATATCTAATTACAGTGTAGATTGCAGCAATATCCCCCAAAAAATATGTTCTTTTGCTAATAATAACTATCATAATttaaacacaatttaaaaattcaaatcaatgaaaattatataattagttaCAAGATTCTAGTCataaaacttattaatattcttttttttttttttttttttaatttacgacTATGAGCAAAGGGGAGCAAAATTCTTAATGTGCACCGTACTGCACTTAATAAAAACCTTCGAGAAAAGAggataattatttaattaatattatttctcTGCTTTTTTAATATCGCATCGAACCTCTCGTCGCCACCAAATCCTTTTGTCTCCCCCCAATCAAATTAGGGTTAGGGTCCCCCCCTTTCATAGCCGCCAATCGACGATGACAGGCAAGGCGAAGCCGAAGAAGCACACGGCGAAGGAGCTCCAGGCCAAGGCCGACGCGGCGCTGACCAACAGAGGCGGAGGAAAGGCGGGGCTCGCCGACAGGACGGGCAAGGAGAAAGGCGGCCACGCGAAGTACGAGTGTCCTCACTGCAAGATCACGGCGCCGGA
The window above is part of the Brassica napus cultivar Da-Ae chromosome C3, Da-Ae, whole genome shotgun sequence genome. Proteins encoded here:
- the LOC125584107 gene encoding protein METHYLENE BLUE SENSITIVITY 2-like codes for the protein MTGKAKPKKHTAKELQAKADAALTNRGGGKAGLADRTGKEKGGHAKYECPHCKITAPDLKTMQIHHESKHPKLPYEEPKNLHEALAAAPESSSKPKPGIRGSLKK